One window of Bacteroides sp. AN502(2024) genomic DNA carries:
- a CDS encoding DUF3244 domain-containing protein encodes MKKDLFTLLLCSMLFAQLPGFANSDSTRKTVIIRGSEQHSAQRSPFPAQVFLMDHLLTAESLDFESDFKITITNMSTGEVVHEQTYNASTKHTTIDLGTEETGEYQIELSSTNWQLYGNFDL; translated from the coding sequence ATGAAAAAGGACCTGTTTACTCTTTTACTATGTAGTATGCTATTCGCACAATTACCGGGTTTTGCCAATAGCGATTCAACACGCAAAACTGTTATAATACGTGGTTCGGAACAACATTCTGCACAACGTAGTCCATTCCCGGCACAAGTATTTCTCATGGATCATTTATTAACGGCCGAGTCACTAGACTTCGAATCCGATTTTAAAATAACCATAACGAATATGTCGACAGGCGAAGTTGTGCATGAGCAAACTTATAATGCTAGTACTAAGCATACAACTATTGATTTAGGCACAGAAGAAACCGGAGAATACCAAATTGAACTGTCGTCAACAAACTGGCAACTCTACGGAAATTTTGACTTATGA
- a CDS encoding radical SAM protein, whose translation MKILRNSSYIIDVKLEDTDKYMLLHGYTGAIDVVSKHIMSFLKNTNNGFTEEECPLSRDTISALKKRGYITTKSQEEEYAYVERLAEALHRKEKILNTVFIFVITYNCNFRCPYCFEAGLHNDSIRNVFTKEMADKAYQAILKIEPREQLRAKNITLYGGEPLLKENKEVIEYIVLKGKELGFQFNAVTNGYDLDAYKELLSPDLISHVQITIDGMKELHNTKRVHYKDYNTFDKIISNIGIALKQGTGVTIRVNTDRNNFDDLQQLKALFDKLGYSQYENFKLNSALLRGYDSEGQHTKNIPSNMFSQREFMEKHKKLKFNYGCQDYGVSYKIYSSIVNNKPLEFRSIFCKSQSNEYVLDPFGKIFPCWEVVGKAESQLGDYLNDKIQWNKKIFNQWRGYNINSSLMCKHCKYALLCGGGCPAHSFSNPTECSQFPTVINYAVNRAFRKVNNISIN comes from the coding sequence ATGAAAATACTACGTAATTCTTCATACATTATAGATGTAAAATTGGAGGACACCGATAAGTACATGCTACTTCATGGCTATACAGGAGCAATCGATGTTGTAAGCAAACACATTATGTCCTTTCTGAAAAACACCAATAACGGCTTTACTGAGGAGGAATGTCCTTTATCGAGAGATACAATCTCGGCACTGAAAAAACGAGGTTATATCACCACCAAAAGCCAAGAAGAGGAATATGCATACGTAGAAAGGCTGGCTGAAGCATTGCACCGTAAAGAGAAAATTCTAAATACAGTTTTCATTTTCGTCATAACCTATAACTGTAATTTCAGATGCCCATATTGTTTTGAAGCAGGACTGCATAATGATTCTATCAGGAATGTTTTCACCAAAGAAATGGCAGACAAAGCCTATCAAGCAATTTTAAAAATAGAACCACGCGAACAGTTACGGGCAAAGAATATTACTCTATATGGTGGAGAACCTTTATTGAAAGAAAATAAAGAGGTGATAGAATATATTGTTCTCAAAGGGAAAGAATTAGGTTTTCAATTCAATGCCGTAACAAATGGATATGATTTAGACGCATATAAAGAATTATTGTCTCCTGATTTAATCAGCCATGTACAAATAACTATTGATGGGATGAAAGAACTTCATAACACAAAAAGAGTACACTACAAAGACTATAATACATTTGACAAAATTATATCTAATATTGGAATAGCTTTAAAACAAGGCACGGGAGTGACTATTAGAGTTAATACAGACAGAAACAATTTTGATGATTTACAACAATTAAAAGCATTATTCGACAAATTAGGTTATTCACAATACGAAAACTTCAAGTTAAATTCAGCATTATTACGCGGATATGACAGTGAGGGGCAACACACAAAGAATATCCCTTCCAATATGTTTTCTCAACGAGAATTTATGGAAAAGCATAAAAAACTTAAATTTAATTATGGCTGTCAAGACTATGGTGTATCTTATAAAATTTATTCATCCATAGTCAATAACAAACCACTCGAATTTCGTTCTATATTCTGCAAATCCCAATCAAATGAATATGTTTTAGACCCGTTCGGCAAAATATTTCCTTGTTGGGAGGTTGTTGGAAAAGCAGAGTCTCAATTAGGGGATTACTTGAATGATAAAATACAATGGAATAAAAAGATATTCAATCAATGGAGAGGTTATAACATCAATAGTTCTCTTATGTGTAAACATTGTAAATATGCATTATTATGTGGCGGAGGATGTCCGGCTCATTCTTTCAGTAATCCGACAGAATGTAGCCAATTTCCAACAGTTATTAATTATGCTGTCAACAGGGCTTTTCGAAAAGTAAACAACATAAGTATTAATTAA
- a CDS encoding TonB-dependent receptor, with protein sequence MKALIFVSFILFSLSNIQAKDFTLQGRVIDTDKNIIVGATIQCLQHDSIFINGGTSDEKGNFSISLPHQGDYKLRISYIGYETNTSFLENIQNNMNVGDIILTSTSINLNEVAITARQVVRTTDKLTIFPTKQQLRHSVGGYEALAHLLIPTLDVDPLKKNISMKEGTVVTCINGRQATNTEINNINSGSILRIDFYDHGHPEHPDAYAVIDYILKQQDTGGTIAANGEQHLNKPTGNYDINGQFLKKNSEVTFYISDAYNNFNAKEGNYSKTLFIYPEAVLERKSIALPSKQWSNTLSSYLNYSHKTSKNIFYAALRYNTGKTCDTNNSIQEYNNLNSSLNVRDFSKTSNINPGIELSYNGKFHRKQTFKITLSSDYNHNEYAREYSELASSTSSITSKTKEDYFFLKILAIYTKTFKNNGTLSSVFIHYQNNSHTNQRANEMTNTEDYLHYNGTALYIAYQQNIQKMSFRFKWGNSLEIHKSKNNSKIQKLLLYPEINLNYQSTSNQNWQFTARYLTETPQMAWLTNTEQQIDPLQTRQGNPNLKNRSILETFISYSIDTKWMTLIPRMEYSPLFNDFYESVNRNNDTFIHSYQTGGTLQYICPDLTLNIKLVPQILTLNINTGWEKIWYKTWEKNKITNWKYNAKFLFIYKNFMASANINAPRKDIILGMVQKIPFSYRINLGYTHRNLNIQLNTRNPFSRFTKQTDLYSPNYSNHTDSYIPKAEDHVFYIKANYRFNFGRKHNFSQPNIENTTKSAILKAY encoded by the coding sequence ATGAAGGCATTAATTTTCGTTAGCTTCATATTATTCTCACTTTCAAACATCCAAGCGAAAGATTTTACTTTGCAAGGACGAGTTATTGACACCGATAAGAACATTATAGTTGGGGCTACGATTCAATGTCTTCAACATGACTCAATTTTTATCAATGGAGGCACAAGCGATGAAAAAGGAAATTTTAGCATCTCACTCCCTCATCAAGGAGACTACAAACTAAGGATTAGTTATATAGGATACGAGACAAACACCTCATTTTTGGAAAACATACAAAATAATATGAATGTAGGAGATATTATACTGACAAGCACTTCTATTAATCTTAATGAAGTAGCAATTACTGCACGTCAAGTAGTTCGTACAACAGATAAGTTAACCATATTTCCCACCAAACAACAATTACGCCATTCTGTAGGAGGTTATGAGGCTCTGGCACATTTACTAATCCCCACATTAGATGTTGACCCATTAAAAAAAAATATCTCCATGAAAGAAGGCACTGTTGTAACATGCATAAATGGCAGACAAGCAACTAATACAGAAATAAACAACATAAACTCTGGAAGTATCCTACGTATAGACTTCTATGACCATGGACATCCAGAACATCCTGACGCATATGCAGTAATAGACTATATCCTTAAACAACAAGATACAGGAGGTACGATTGCCGCCAACGGTGAACAACACCTAAACAAGCCTACCGGCAACTATGACATAAACGGGCAGTTCTTAAAAAAAAATTCAGAAGTGACTTTTTATATAAGTGATGCATATAACAACTTCAATGCAAAAGAAGGAAACTATTCAAAAACTTTATTCATCTATCCCGAGGCTGTTCTTGAAAGAAAAAGCATAGCTCTTCCATCCAAACAATGGAGCAACACTTTAAGTTCCTACCTAAATTATAGCCACAAAACTTCTAAAAATATTTTTTACGCCGCTTTGCGCTACAACACAGGGAAGACATGTGATACAAACAACAGTATTCAAGAGTACAATAATCTGAACAGTTCACTTAATGTACGTGATTTTTCCAAAACAAGCAATATAAATCCCGGCATTGAACTATCCTACAACGGTAAGTTTCATCGAAAACAAACATTCAAAATCACTCTTTCATCCGACTATAACCACAATGAATATGCACGCGAATATTCGGAACTGGCGTCTTCTACATCTTCCATTACATCCAAAACAAAAGAAGACTATTTTTTCCTGAAAATTCTTGCTATTTATACAAAAACATTCAAAAACAACGGGACTCTTAGCAGTGTATTTATTCATTATCAAAACAATTCTCACACCAATCAACGTGCTAATGAAATGACAAATACAGAAGACTATCTTCACTACAACGGAACCGCTTTATATATAGCCTACCAACAAAACATCCAAAAGATGTCTTTCCGCTTCAAATGGGGGAACAGTCTGGAAATACACAAAAGCAAAAACAACTCCAAGATACAAAAACTATTATTATATCCAGAGATTAACCTTAACTATCAGAGCACGTCCAACCAAAACTGGCAATTTACCGCACGTTATCTTACTGAAACTCCACAAATGGCATGGTTGACGAATACCGAACAGCAAATCGATCCTTTACAAACTCGCCAAGGAAATCCAAACTTAAAAAACCGCAGTATATTGGAAACCTTTATCTCTTATTCGATTGATACAAAATGGATGACTTTAATACCACGAATGGAATACAGTCCTTTGTTTAATGATTTCTACGAATCTGTCAACAGAAACAATGACACTTTTATTCATTCATACCAAACAGGTGGTACATTGCAATACATCTGCCCTGACTTAACATTAAACATTAAGTTAGTACCGCAAATACTCACATTAAACATAAATACAGGATGGGAAAAAATATGGTATAAGACGTGGGAAAAGAACAAAATTACTAACTGGAAATACAATGCAAAGTTCTTATTCATTTATAAAAACTTCATGGCATCAGCAAACATCAACGCTCCGAGAAAGGATATTATATTGGGAATGGTCCAAAAGATTCCATTTAGCTACCGTATTAATTTGGGATATACTCATCGTAACCTAAATATACAATTAAACACCAGAAATCCATTCTCACGTTTTACCAAACAAACAGACTTATATAGTCCGAATTATAGCAACCATACCGACTCATACATTCCCAAAGCTGAAGACCACGTGTTTTACATAAAAGCTAATTATCGTTTTAACTTTGGGAGGAAGCATAACTTTTCTCAACCCAATATAGAAAACACAACCAAATCTGCCATATTGAAAGCATATTGA